TCCTCTGGCAAAAAATTACCCACCTTCCAAGACAGGGTTAAGAAAACATCGCTCCCAGAGAGACTTGATATTATCAGCTTTAACCCTGAGATACTCAAGGGGTGGGGAGACTCTGCTTGAATGGGCGGGGCCTGGAGAAGCAAAGGAGGAAGCATTCTCTCCCACCACTGGGAGGCGATCCTGGAATGTAGATCCCTTGAAGGCAGCGGAATAGGTTAACTACCTTAGGgcaaagtggaaaaagaaaagggaccCCAGAAGTAGATGAGGTTGATAGGGAAATCGCAGGACAATGACAGCcaaaatggacacaatgtgaaACCTTGTTCTTATCTCTGCTGCAAAAAGAGGAGAAAACCTGGAAGCGATTTCTGGATTCCACCTTCCTGCTCACTCCACTGGATTTAGGGAGGAAACATTTCTTTTGGCCTCTGTGTCTTATTCAACATCTTCACCCTTCTTGCAGGAGGTAGTAACTAGAGGTACTACGTAGATGTAATAACTCGTTTTATGGGAGGACACATATGTATTGGCATTTAGTTGGGGTACGGGAAAAGAAATTTCCCCctcaagaaaataagaaacaagtTATCATGAAAAATTATAtcttcttactagctgtgtgtacTTGGGCAAGTCACACAACTACTCTGAGCTACTTTACATGATTGTAATGAGTGTAAAACAAtaggtgaatttttatttttaaattttatttttatttacttatttttggctgcgttgggtctttgttgctgcgcgcaggctttctctagttgtggtgagcgggggctactcttcgttgtggtgcgcggtcttctcattgcggtggcttctcttgttgtggagcacaggctctaggcacgtgggattagttgctccgcggcacgtgggatcttcccagaccagggatcgaacctgtgtcccctgcattggcaggtggattcttaaccactgtgccacaagggaagtcccaataggtgaattttaaaatatatatatatatatattttttttaattgaagtgtggttgatttacaacgttgtgccaatctctgctctatagcaaagtgactcagtttaggtgaatttttaattcaattaaattaaacttagggcttccctggtggcgcagtggttgggagtccacctgccaatgcaggggacatgggttcaagccctggtccgggaagatcccacctgccacggggCAActcagcctgtgcaccacaactactgagcctgcgctctagagcctgcgagccacaactactgagcccacacacctagagcccgtgctctgcaacaagagaagccaccgcagtgagaagcccgcgcactgcaacgaagagtagcccccgctcgccacaactagagaaagcctgcgcacgcgcagcaacgaaaacccaacacaaccaaaaaatgaaaaaaacttaaaCTTAAAAAACTCAGTCACCcaagttattaaataaattaagataaattaattagttaattaaaaatcattaattcaatttattaaataaattgaataaaaattattttaaaaaaccatgaCCCCCCCAGTGCATAGGAACCACAGACATTTTTCTCTgaaaggggctgggaggtggcaAGCATTCGGTGGTTGTTATACCTTTCTCCAAAAGCAATGTCAGTGACCTCAGAGTTTGGGCAATCATTTTTTTGCTTCCTTATGTTTAAAACTGGTGTGTTTATAGGTGTTTGTTAAAAATGGGTTTTAGTTGCCATTTACAAAATattccaaagagaaaagaaattataaaatgtccaaaaataactaaataaagaaTGCTTCAGGAAGTTACAGCTTGTCATGATGGCCTGTTATCTAATCGTAGACACAAAGTACAGTCGGCTCTCCTTATCCCTAGGTTCTACATCCGAGGATTCAAACAACCTctattgaaaatatttggaaaaatttttttccagtaagtTCCAAATAGCAAAACTGGAATTTGCCAGGCACAGGCAATTATTAATATAGCATTTACAGTGTATTtacagctatttacatagcatttacattgtattacaAGTAATCtcgagatgatttaaagtatacaggaggatgtgtataGGTTATATGCATATactacaccttttttttttttttttttttttgcagtatgtgggcctcacgctgttgtggcctctcccgctgcggagcacaggctccggacgcacaggctcaacggccatggctcacgggcccagccgctccgcggcatgtgggatcttcccggaccggggcacgaacccgtgtcccctgcatcggcaggcgggctctcaaccactgcgccaccagggaagccctacaccattttgtataagggacttgagcatggTATCAGCGaggatcctggaaccaattcccttGCAGATACGGAGGAAGGGATGATTGTACAGGCGAAAATATGCAGATCACTAAAGGGAAGTCTTCAGGTCAAAGGCCAGATTATATAAAGCAACACACCAGAATTCCCAAGCCTTGAGTCAGCCACGAAAAATAGCCTGTATAGCTTCCAGGACACTGATTAATTCAGAAACCATTCGATAAATATTTAGTCCCTTTCATAGAGAGGGGGGATCCAGAAGAGAAGTAGCCTATAGTGTAGCACAGGCACAAACTGACTTCTCTTTCGTGGGCGGCAAAGAGCCTCTTACACTGTATATTCTTGGACTATGTCAGGTAGTCATAGATTCAGCCACTGGATTTGTCACATTATTAATTTCATAATCACTGTGTAATTCACACAGACCTTTATATAGTCCTTTCTTCCTGGAGGCGAGTTTATTGTTGGAATTAAATGAACTGTCACTCCCTGGGGAAAATAGAACCAGCATTTCTCTTGGCTCATCTTGGctatgaggaaggaaaaaaaagatgaggaaactctTTTTACAACATGTACAGGAATAAAGGTAAATTGTGGTGGAGTGTAAAAGCGActgattttggagtcagacatcTGGGCAAGTCattccacctctctgagccctagAATATCACTGTAAAATAAGGTGTAAAATATCAGTGTAAAATAtatgttcagggcctccctggtggcgcaagtggttgagagtccgcctgccgatgcaggggatacgggttcgtgccccggtctgggaggatcccatatgccgcggagcggctgggcccgtgagccatggccgctgagcctgcgcgtccggagcctgcgcgtccggagcctgtgctccgcaacgggggaggccacaacagtgagaggcccgcataccgcaaaaaaaaaaaaaaatatatatatatatatatatatgttcaccTAATGGAATTCTTGTGAATGTTAGGATTGGGTTCATGCATATAACACCCCTAACACAATATTATGACAATAATGAGTTTAAAAGTGGTAGTTATTATAGAATCATAAtaacacctctttttttttttctcagctgttGGCTTATTTTCCAAGGCCTTGAAAGAGAGAACAGGCAGAGTTGTGTGAGTTCTGGGATAATCTAGGCAGTGTATTTGCTAGTTTCCATCAGCTGAGCCCCCTAAGGCCTTATCATAAGCGCAAATAACCAGACCTATGGTGGTGCCTTGTATTGATTTCAGTCGTGtggccttctcttccttcctgtttCTCTCTAGCAGGTGGAAGAGAAATTTCTCTTCCTCGAAGTGACTCCATTGCAGAGATGTAAATTGAAGAGCAAAACTGGGCAGTTGGTAGTTCTGCTTTTATTCTTACTATAAAAGTAATACTtgttaattataaaaaatttgaaaaatacaaaatgtgtaAAGAAGACAACACACATCTCTTTCCATTTTGCTGCCGAGAGAAGAGCACCACTGACCGTTTTCCCGCGCCTGCAGAAATCTGTATAATTGGGATCACACTGAAAATAtcgttttgtatttatttttccttagtctttaaaacattttaaattatgaaattaaaattaaggtataaaGGTACAATTTAACAAATCATATAAAGGAACTACCAAACtccaaaaaaaaacacccaaaaaacaGAACATTGCTAAAGCTGCCTCAGTATCCCTTCACTCTCACGTCCCCCCCCTTCCCTCATTATTCAGAGGTGACCACTTCCAAGGCAAGCAGCTCCTTATTCTTCCATATAGTTTATCACCTTAAGCAGTACAATTGAATTTTCCCCAATTTGACCTCTTTCTAGGTAGAATTATAGCACATGTATTCTTTTGagatttgcttttttcatttcattttatccttGTAAGTTTCATCACATTGTTACATACAgttatgggattttttttattactgtgtAATAGTCCATGTGTAAATATGCCACAGTTTGTCCATGCTcatgttaatggacatttgagttgttcgTAGTTTGGAACTATGACTGAATATTTTTGACATGTCTCCTGGCACACGTTTATACAGGTGTCTCTAATGGAGGCTGGGTTGTGGGGGTTAGATCTGCTTTTTTTACTCACATTATATTGTGAGCATTTACCCAtctcaacacatatttatgggaGACATTACTTTGAATGGATTTATCATATGCCAGTACTCCAGGATTCTATTGACAGatgtttggattgtttccaatttttccttATTGCATTTGCATATAATTCTGTGACAAAtacagtgatctttttttttttttttggttgtgttgggtcttcgttgctgtgcgcgggctttctctggttgcggcaagcgggggctactctttgttgcggtgcacaggcttctcattgcggtggcttttcttgttgcagagcatgggctctaggcgcgccgacttcagtagttgtggcacgcgggcttcagtagttgtggctcgcgggctctagagcacagtctcagtagttgtggcacacgggcttagttgctccatggcatgtggaatcttcctggaccagggatcaaacccctgtccccagcattggcaggcagattcttaaccactgtgctaccaaggAAATCCCAAACACAGTGTTCTTAATGATTAATGAAGCACCTCCCACAGTGCTCAGTACAAGTAGCCATCCCACCTCCTTCCTTACGTGTAATACCACAGATCTTAGCCTCTTTAATTTGTGATTCATAAGTCAGTTAGGAAGAACTTCTGGAAAGTCTGGCTGGAAGCAGTCCTTAAGAAATAGGtattcatgggacttccctggcagtccagtgattaagacttcacgctcccaatgcaaggggtgtgggttcaatccctggttggggaactaagatcccctatgctgtgtggcacagccaaaaagaaaaaagaaaaaaagaaataggtaattAATTGAAGACTCAGGGTATCCAAAACAGAGGGCATTTCCAAAAAGGAATTATGGAGCGTGAAGATTATGAAAGAAGATCATTGTAGCTACTGCTCCTTCACAGCTTGCGACAAACCAAGTACTATACTTCACACTTATTTGGGTTATCACATTGTCTTTGCCATGGCCTTAGGAGGtaaatttcataatttctagATGATGGAATAGAGGTTTGAAGAAGCTAAATAATGTATCCACAGTTACATGGTTTATAGTGGCAAAATCTGGACTCAACCCCAGGTCTGTGTTCAAAGCCCAGGCTTACTCATCAGGTAATGTTACCTTCCTACATAACCATGGACCATTTCTTTAaggcagcactgtccaatagaactttctgtggtgAGGAACGTTTTTGCACAAATACAGTGGCAACTACCACTTGTGGacattgaacacttgaaatgtggctaatgctACCATTTTGGAAAGTGCAGTTAAGGTTGTACAGatccagtccctttcttttttttgttttgtttttgtttttgttttcaattctgtttattttttaaagtctgtctTGAAAGTACAACCAATGTGATTATTTGTGCCTTAAACAAAATCAGTGTCTAAACAAATTCAATATCTAAACACATCTTCACCAATGAAATTagggaaaagggaaggaattTCAAAACACAGACCAGGAAACAATCACAAAATAATAGGTTTAATTACtactgttaaaaatttttttaaaaattagaaaaaagaaactacCAAGAAAACAACTGTAAGTACTTGAGTAAGTCTTGCTATTCTGAATAATGTAACATCTTTTCTAAATTGTAGATTTAGAAGTTTTAGAACACACAGACACTAAGGAAAAGAAAGGCTAGTTCCTTGGGATTTACTATCCAGTATGATACAATTACTTCAGGATAACAGAAGCAGAACCTTCCttataattagattttttttttttttttttttgcggtacgcgggcctctcactgttgtggcctctcccattgcggagcacaggctccggacgcgcaggctcagcggccatggctcacgggcccagccgctccgcggcatgtggggtcttcccggaccggggcacgaacccgtatcccctgcatcggcaggcggactcccaaccactgcgccaccagggaggccctataattaGATTTTAACAAATGATTTTGCCGCTAATAGAAATGGGGAATGTGTGAATGACAAGTTTTTCTCTTTGGATTCTAAGAATaaccattttgttcatttttaaatagttatacaaaaataaacaattgaggATGTTTTTGGTTTTAGTTTACCCAGGCAAAGGCCTTTGTGTTGCGCAGGCAAAGGCAACCACAATGTACACGCAGGCTAGATTGTAACCTGTCCACACAGAACCAATCAAGAACAAGCAAGCCAAAAGGGACAAAGGAAGCCTCCAATCTGATTTAAGCTCTTGTAACTATGGCCCCTAGGGCAGCTTATTCCTGCCATCTAGGTCTAAGATTGTGGGGCGCAGTTCCAAACCTACCAAAAATGGAAGCGAAGGGCATAAGCTGGCAGGCAGGCAGAAAGATCTTTTGACAGGAATCACTCCATGAGTTAGGGAAGTGGATGAAAGGGGAATATAATGAAGATTCTAGAATAAAGGCAGTGGCAGGTTTAAGGAGGAGCCTTAGGAAGGGTTCTCACACTTCTAAAGTATACATGTTAACTGGGTGAGGACAAAAGTACAGTCCCCAGattcaaatgaaattttaaataattatatgagTGCCTACAGGCCAGAGTTAAACCCCTAGCAGTACTGTTAATATCAGATGTTATCAAGAGTGAACTGGAAACAGATCTTGTTTGTGCCTTTCCGCAGACATTGAAGTCAAAGGAAGAAATTGCACCTACAACTAAGAACTAAGAGGCCAAAATACCACCTTCATAAACCTTTGACCATAAATTTGCAGATTTGTGCTCTCATTTAGTTGAAGTTGCATTTATCCTAATTTACTGACATTTTTGTTTAAGCAtgcctgcattttaaaaaatggtgattAGTTTTGAAATTTAAGATAAAACTTGTAGAATCTTCACCAAGATTACTATTAAAACCCTTAGTATAAAAGATTTCTGTGATCCTTACAATTGATGGAAACCCTACTACTTTCacgtttttaaatttatattttctgaaatattaatGGTCAGATATCCCCAACTGCTAAAGAAAATATAGTATGATCTGGTTTCCGAATCGAAACAtggttaataaaaatttaaaaagttgtatTTACACAAAATagcctgaaaaattaaaaagaacggTGAATCCTAGGTCCTACAGGGGAGGGAAAAGCAGCATCATAAATAAGTTCAAATTGAAAATTTGGAGTTTTTGTCCTGTCCCCCATGCTATTTATGAACtgccatattttaaaaacaacaattaTGTTAcaaagaagaggatttgtcatccacatttcttcctcattcaggtCAGCTTGGCTTTCTTCTTTGCAGGTCCTTTGTGTCCTTTGgcctttcttcttaaattccgcCTGTCGACCACAGGCACTTCCACTTCTATCTCCTCTGAGCTGCTATCCACAGTCTTCTCTGTTGATTGTGTCAACTGATCCAGTTGCTCAGAATATGCTTCAGACTGCTTCTCTGACTGGTTCTTCTGTCCTGCATTCTGTGCAAATGGCACATCTTCAAGTTCAACCTCTATTAGAGAGCTCTGAGGAAGAGCTGGAGATGTTTCCTGGGGCTCGGCTACCCCCTCCTCACCCTGGTCTTCCAATGAGGCGGTAGTGTTGGGTGATACATTTTCAGGAATCGATTCTTCAGAAAATTCAGTTATCACGGAGTTTGGAAAACCACTGTCGGCCCGTTCTTCATTTGGGACAGTAGCCACATTGTCTGAACTCCCACAATGTGCTTTCTTTCTTGAAACTAGAGGCAGCCTCTCTCCATGTGTCCCTTGTCATCAGATGGGCCTTCATCTAGCAACATTTCTGAGTCAGTTACACGTGAAGTCTTACCCTGTACAACAGCCTCAGGAGATTTTGAAGATTCTCCCACCAGTGGAACAAGATTCGTGGAGTCTTCACTGGAATTAAAAGACTGCAATTTTAATTCTTCACCTAAAACTTCACTAGTGGAGTCCTCCTCTTCTGTTATATGTGAAGTCTTAAGAGGATCATCCATTATCTCACCATTCATAGGCTCTAATTCAGATTCCTTTTCACCTTCTTGCTTTTCCAGGCCTGGCTGGGTTTCTGGTGCTGGTCGAACATTTTTATCACTACTTTCATCCTCAAATTCAATCACAGTCTGTTCGGGTTCTTCTTCCAGGAATTCTTCTGAGCTCTCTGATGTTCGTGCCATAGACTCCAATTTGTTCACTGAAGCTGTAGGTGAAGTCTGGGGAGTCTTTTCATCTTGCCCTTGAGAACTACAAAATTCAGAATCCTGAAACCGTTTTCCAATCTTTGGCCGCTTTAGATGACTACTTCGAGTACGAGTGGAAACAGGTGTTTTATCGTGACCTTCAGAAGTGCTTGCAAAGGCATCTTTTAGAGAATCAATGGTTAGCTGCATCTCACTAGACAGACTGTCTTCAGCTCCTGCTTCATAGTCTGGAACAGATGCAAGACTGTTTATATTCTCCAGACACAGGTCTTTTAGCTTCATTTTGAGAAACTgctgtaattttaaatgtttctctttgAATGCTCCTGTGATTGGTATTCTCTGGTACCAGTGTCCAACACCTTCAACTTCCCAAAGCAGTTCATGGTCTCCTGGATATTTTTCAAAGTACTGGTTGCAAGCTATGTACGTGAGAGAGGCCAGTGGATACCACAAGCCAAGTGCATCTTCTGTGAAGGAATCAACAAACTCCTCCAGCATATGAAGCCCAAAGTCTTTGCCTCTATATTTCTTTCTTATGAACATTGTATCAAGAACTGGCAGTTGGTAGCTTTGGGTAAGAAACGAGGCACATAGGCTTCCTGTAGGCTTAACTGAATAAAACCCAATGGCCTCTCCTTTCTTCCACAGAATCTTAGCATAATCAGTACTGCTATGACACAGGAATGGGATCTCATTTCTCTCCATTTCCTGCTTTCTGTAAATAATTCGATTCAGAACATACAGAACCCCTCTCTCCCCAAGAGTTCTCACCTGCTTAAGTCCCTCTCTAGAAGGGACAGACGTTTTCACAATATCATCAATAGCCCACCACTGATCAGCAAGGTAAAGTGCCACAGCTGTGAGTGAGTCCTCGGCTGCAGAAAGAGCAAGAACTTTCTGGGTCTGACCTCCGCCATAGAGAGGTACAAAGCCTACATTTGACACGCTAATAGGAATCGTAATATTGAGAAGAGAAAAACATTCAGGATTTTCAGGGTCCCCACACCTGAGATCTGACATGTAATCTTCAGcagaattttccatttcctcatgACTGCAATTATCCAGCATATCCACAGGGAATGCCATCCTCTCGGGCGCGCCGCCTGAGCTCGGGAAAGGAGGCGGAGCCGCGGGAATGAATGAAGCCGGCGGCGGCTCGCTGGCGACTCCCGCCGGGCCCGGGCCGCACCGCTCGCGGCTGCCGGGGCCGGTACAGCCACCTGCCCCTCGCCCGGGACGCCCGGCTCCTCCAGTCCCGTTCTTCTTGAGTCTCAGAGAATGATGAAAGATAAAGACCTTCTCTCTAGAAAAACGCACATTTGCAAATCATCCAATTTCAAGGGGTCCTAAGTTAAGAATCCTTAGAAAAGTCTGCATGCACTTCAGGTGCTTCTCAAACTGTGACTTTGTGGAGAGAGCTGTCTCCCAGGGACCACTATACAGCAGAGCTCTGAGCTCCATCAGTCTCGCTCTTGGATCTTTACAGTCTGGGGACCCATCTGAATGGTGAAGAAATCCTTGGTCAGCCCCTGAACCAGAGTCTGATTTTCTCAAGAGATCAAGAAGGATTTCTATGCTGGTGACACTACCCATTCCTGCTACCTTCACGCAGACCACCACTCCTTGTGTACTAGGACTGGAGTTTCTTAGCTGCTGTGCTTGGCTACCTGTCTTTCCTGTCCACAGTGACACTAAAAGCACAGTCCAGCTTTCCTTGCGTTCCTTTTCCCATAGGGGCTCCAGAACTCCTCATTTCACTCAGTATGCATCAGCCTGCAATGTGGATGTGAACGCCTGAAACTTGAGTGACGTTACACTCACTCCATTGTTCACCAGCCCTGTGTGGCTTACCAAAGCCTGGTGTCAGTCCCAACTAGGGTACTGGCTAAGCAGCTGGGTTTAAAGAATGAATTCTGGAGGACTGGAGCTTTCTGTTTTGGCTAAGCATCTGTAGACTGTAGCAGTTAGTTGGACCTTAGCATCCTAGGGAGCCAAGACCTTCTGAAGAAGTATGCCAGGAAGGGAATCTTGGTTGCTGTAAATCCTATTATCAAATGGACAACTGCCTTCAGTAGAACTTGCTTCCTTGAGCTGGGCCCTGAGGGAGGACACCTGGGTGGGGATCCCCTGACAACAGGATAGCCCTTATCTCTGTATTAGAAGTATCTATTTCAGTCAACACTGGGAGAACAAGCTGAATTAAGGTAGGTCATTAGGAGGTAAAAGGTAAACACGGTTTTAAGTTTCTTGTTTGTTCTTGCTTTAGTCTCCTTAACAGGTCAGAGTGGGTGAGAAAATGGGAAATAGAGCCAGGAGTTCCTTGTAGAGCCCAAACTTGTAAGTTCTTGGTGGTTCAGGAGCTTGACATTGTTGGATGATGCCTCACCTGGAATCAGGACAGGATGTGGTCTGAGGATTCTGCCTCCAGGCTTTCAAAAATCAATGGAGACTGCTGCAGGTGATCCATGATGGCCCAGTCAAGGAGTTTCTGGGGATGACATCTGGGTAGAATAAAAGGGTGTCTTCTGTTGGGCTGTATTCCGTGTATCACATTGATCACCAAGGTCTGTCTGTTCTACCCCGAAGTAACTGTCAAATTTGCTCCCTTTCCCTTTATGTCCATAGCCTCTGTCTTTGCTCAGACTCTCAATTTTCCTTGCTTGAATCTCTGCCAACAGCCCCTCAACTattccctccacctccacccccacccctccagtcTTTGCTCTACCCTACAGCTAGAGTGATCTTTCACTGTACAGATCTGATCCCTATCACCTTTCTGCTGGAAATGCTTCAGTGGAGCTCATTATAGGCAAGATGAAAACTTGGTATGCcattaagtatttttttcaagtgctgTTGTTTCTGTACTCTCCATCATAATCTTCTTCATGCAGTAAATTCCAGAAATACTTGTTGGGTGTCTCTTACACTCCAGGCACTACTCTAGGCCCTGaaaacagcagtgaacaaaacaggcaaaattctctgtgtctgtggagCGTGCATTCTGTTGGGTGGGGGACAAACACATAAATGTGTAGTATATCAgattgtgataagtgctatggagaaaaataaggaaagaagaaattgtgACCAGGGGTGGGGTTgttccaatttttttaatgtatttattcatattttagttgtggcacacaggatcttcattgcggcatgcagactcttagttgcagcatgtatgtgggatctagttccctgaccgcggatgaaacccaggccccctgcattggaagcatggagtcttaaccactggaccaccagggaactccgtTTTCCAATTTTTAATAGAAGGGTCAGGGAAAGTAACATTTTGGCGAGGACCTCAAGGAGGTGAGGAAAATACCTGAGGAAAGACCATTCTAGGCAAAAGGAACAGGCAAGTACAGAGGTGCTAAGCCAGGAATCACAAGGAAAGCAGTGTGACTGATCAGAGTGAGTTAGCAAGGAGAGTATAAGAGAGGAGGTTGCAAGGTAGCAAAGGCAGGATGGGACAAACGGTGTAAGAACGCAGTAGACCTTATTAGTTGGAGTTTGACTCTGACTTAGGGTGAAATGGGAAGCTACTGGAGGGTATAAGTTTAGGAATGACATATTCTAAGGGATCATTTGGGTTACAGTGAGGGGAATAAACCCTAAGAGGGTCAAGGACAGAAGCTGGGAGGTCAGCCAGGAGGCTAGGCAAGAGGCCATTGTCTCAGACCAGGGTAGTAGCAGTGGAGGTAGTGGATtctaaaatatctattaaaacatatatatatatatatatatattttttttttttttttttttttttttttttttttttttttgcggtatgcgggcctctcactgttgtggcctctcccgttgcggagcacaggctccggacgcgcaggctcagcggccatggctcacgggcccagccgctccgcggcatatgggatcctcccagaccggggcacgaacccgtatcccct
This genomic window from Mesoplodon densirostris isolate mMesDen1 chromosome 19, mMesDen1 primary haplotype, whole genome shotgun sequence contains:
- the LOC132480731 gene encoding LOW QUALITY PROTEIN: soluble lamin-associated protein of 75 kDa-like (The sequence of the model RefSeq protein was modified relative to this genomic sequence to represent the inferred CDS: inserted 2 bases in 2 codons; deleted 1 base in 1 codon) produces the protein MAFPVDMLDNCSHEEMENSAEDYMSDLRCGDPENPECFSLLNITIPISVSNVGFVPLYGGGQTQKVLALSAAEDSLTAVALYLADQWWAIDDIVKTSVPSREGLKQVRTLGERGVLYVLNRIIYRKQEMERNEIPFLCHSSTDYAKILWKKGEAIGFYSVKPTGSLCASFLTQSYQLPVLDTMFIRKKYRGKDFGLHMLEEFVDSFTEDALGLWYPLASLTYIACNQYFEKYPGDHELLWEVEGVGHWYQRIPIXRSIQRETFKITAVSQNEAKRPVSGEYKSLASVPDYEAGAEDSLSSEMQLTIDSLKDAFASTSEGHDKTPVSTRTRSSHLKRPKIGKRFQDSEFCSSQGQDEKTPQTSPTASVNKLESMARTSESSEEFLEEEPEQTVIEFEDESSDKNVRPAPETQPGLEKQEGEKESELEPMNGEIMDDPLKTSHITEEEDSTSEVLGEELKLQSFNSSEDSTNLVPLVGESSKSPEAVVQGKTSRVTDSEMLLDEGPSDDKGHMXERLPLVSRKKAHCGSSDNVATVPNEERADSGFPNSVITEFSEESIPENVSPNTTASLEDQGEEGVAEPQETSPALPQSSLIEVELEDVPFAQNAGQKNQSEKQSEAYSEQLDQLTQSTEKTVDSSSEEIEVEVPVVDRRNLRRKAKGHKGPAKKKAKLT